In one Polynucleobacter sp. JS-JIR-5-A7 genomic region, the following are encoded:
- the asd gene encoding aspartate-semialdehyde dehydrogenase: MANTKTPLVGLVGWRGMVGSVLMERMLAEKDFDLIEPVFFSTSQVGGEVPLLNGKKVTKSESTLQDANDIKALSRCDIILTCQGGDYTNEIFPKLRAAGWSGHWIDAASALRMKDDAVLILDPVNRPVIDKALAAGGKNWIGSNCTVSLMMMAMGGLVKADMVEWISAMTYQAASGAGAQNMRELLLQMGALRDSVAAELADPSSWILDIDRKVTETLRSPDFPKQNFRNTALAGSLIPWIDVPLEHGQTKEEWKGGAEFNKILGRPAFRTAGSIPVDGICVRVGAMRCHSQGLTVKLKKDVPLQEIETILANDSQWVKVVPNDREITERDLSPAAVSGTLTVPIGRLHKLAMGPEYLGAFTVGDQLLWGAAEPLRRMLRILLER; this comes from the coding sequence ATGGCAAATACAAAAACACCGTTGGTAGGTTTAGTTGGCTGGCGCGGAATGGTTGGCAGTGTTCTGATGGAGCGCATGCTCGCCGAGAAAGATTTTGATTTGATCGAGCCGGTTTTCTTTAGCACGAGCCAAGTAGGCGGCGAAGTTCCCCTGCTCAATGGTAAAAAAGTCACCAAGAGTGAAAGTACTTTGCAAGATGCCAATGACATCAAGGCATTGTCCCGTTGCGACATCATTCTGACTTGCCAGGGTGGCGACTACACCAATGAGATCTTCCCCAAGCTGCGTGCGGCTGGTTGGAGTGGTCACTGGATTGATGCTGCTAGCGCATTGCGCATGAAAGATGATGCTGTATTGATTCTCGATCCAGTCAATCGCCCTGTGATTGATAAGGCATTAGCTGCGGGTGGAAAAAATTGGATTGGTAGCAACTGCACAGTCAGTTTAATGATGATGGCTATGGGTGGTTTAGTGAAGGCTGACATGGTTGAGTGGATTAGTGCCATGACTTATCAAGCAGCTTCTGGTGCAGGCGCTCAAAACATGCGCGAGTTACTATTGCAAATGGGCGCTTTGCGTGACAGCGTGGCTGCAGAATTGGCAGACCCATCTTCGTGGATTTTGGATATTGATCGCAAAGTGACTGAAACCTTACGTTCACCCGATTTTCCGAAACAGAATTTTCGTAATACTGCTTTAGCTGGAAGTTTAATTCCGTGGATCGACGTACCTCTCGAGCATGGGCAAACCAAAGAAGAGTGGAAGGGTGGCGCTGAGTTCAATAAGATCTTAGGTCGCCCTGCATTCCGGACTGCTGGCAGTATTCCAGTTGATGGGATATGTGTGCGGGTTGGAGCGATGCGCTGCCATTCCCAGGGCTTGACAGTGAAGCTGAAGAAAGATGTTCCCCTCCAGGAGATTGAAACGATCTTGGCAAACGATAGTCAGTGGGTAAAAGTCGTGCCTAATGATCGTGAAATAACTGAGCGTGATTTATCGCCAGCAGCAGTGAGCGGCACCTTGACAGTACCTATTGGACGTTTGCATAAATTGGCGATGGGTCCAGAGTATTTAGGTGCATTTACCGTCGGCGATCAGCTATTATGGGGAGCAGCTGAGCCCTTGCGCCGCATGCTCAGAATCTTACTGGAGAGGTAA
- the leuB gene encoding 3-isopropylmalate dehydrogenase, giving the protein MKIAVLPGDGIGPEIVAQAVRVLQALGPKFDLEEAPVGGAAYDVAGHPLPPATLELAKKADAILFGAVGDWKYDTLARELRPEQAILGLRKHLELFANFRPAICYPELTAASSLKPEIIGGLDILIVRELNGDIYFGQPRGIRSSELPLFKGAREGYDTMHYSEPEVERIGRVAFEAARKRGKKVCSVDKANVLETSQLWREVMIRVSKDYPDVELSHMYVDNAAMQLVKAPKAFDVVVTGNLFGDILSDEAAMLTGSIGMLPSASLDKNNKGLYEPSHGSAPDIAGQGIANPLATILSAAMMLRYSLGMPAEADRIEKAVQKVLAQGLRTADIYTEDTQKVSTVQMGDAVVAALAG; this is encoded by the coding sequence ATGAAAATTGCAGTTCTCCCGGGCGATGGGATCGGCCCGGAAATTGTTGCTCAAGCCGTTCGCGTTCTTCAAGCGTTAGGCCCAAAGTTTGATCTAGAGGAAGCTCCTGTGGGTGGCGCTGCCTATGACGTGGCTGGACATCCTTTGCCGCCAGCGACTTTAGAGTTGGCAAAAAAAGCTGACGCTATTTTGTTTGGCGCAGTCGGTGATTGGAAATACGACACGCTTGCTCGTGAACTTCGCCCAGAGCAGGCCATCTTAGGATTACGTAAACACTTAGAATTGTTTGCTAACTTTAGGCCAGCGATTTGCTATCCAGAACTCACAGCAGCATCCAGCCTCAAACCAGAAATTATTGGTGGCTTGGATATTTTGATTGTGCGTGAACTCAATGGCGATATTTACTTTGGTCAACCACGCGGTATTCGTAGCTCAGAGTTGCCATTATTTAAAGGTGCTCGTGAAGGTTATGACACCATGCATTACAGCGAGCCAGAAGTAGAGCGGATTGGTCGCGTTGCATTTGAAGCGGCACGCAAGCGCGGTAAAAAAGTGTGCAGCGTGGATAAAGCGAACGTATTAGAGACTTCACAGTTGTGGCGTGAAGTCATGATTCGGGTTTCTAAAGACTATCCTGATGTTGAGTTATCCCACATGTATGTCGATAATGCAGCAATGCAATTGGTGAAGGCGCCTAAAGCATTTGATGTAGTCGTGACCGGCAATCTGTTCGGTGACATTCTGTCGGACGAAGCTGCGATGCTCACAGGCTCGATTGGCATGTTGCCTTCTGCGTCATTGGATAAGAACAACAAAGGCTTGTATGAGCCAAGCCACGGCTCTGCGCCTGATATTGCTGGTCAAGGGATTGCTAATCCTCTGGCAACGATTTTGTCTGCAGCCATGATGTTACGTTATTCCTTGGGTATGCCTGCAGAAGCTGACCGGATCGAAAAAGCAGTACAAAAAGTGTTGGCACAAGGCTTACGTACTGCTGATATTTATACAGAAGACACCCAAAAGGTATCTACTGTACAAATGGGTGATGCAGTAGTTGCGGCACTCGCTGGATAA
- the leuD gene encoding 3-isopropylmalate dehydratase small subunit — translation MEKFTVYKGLVAPLNRENVDTDAIIPKQFLKSIKKTGFGQNLFDEWRYLDHGEPGQDCSTRPINPDFVLNQPRYKGAGILLARKNFGCGSSREHAPWALDQFGFRAVIAPSFADIFYNNCFKNGVLPIVLTEMQVDHLFNETMAFSGYQLTIDLDAQQVIAPDGSAYSFEVAPFRKYCLLNGLDDIGLTLRHADKIKAYEAERILKMPWLATQLP, via the coding sequence ATGGAAAAATTTACGGTATACAAAGGTTTAGTTGCTCCACTGAATCGTGAGAACGTGGATACCGATGCCATCATTCCGAAGCAGTTTTTAAAGTCCATCAAGAAAACGGGCTTTGGTCAGAACCTATTCGATGAATGGCGTTATTTAGACCATGGCGAACCTGGTCAAGATTGCAGTACTCGTCCAATTAACCCTGACTTTGTGCTCAATCAGCCGCGCTACAAAGGCGCCGGCATTCTCTTGGCTCGCAAGAACTTTGGTTGCGGTAGTTCACGTGAACATGCGCCATGGGCTTTAGACCAATTTGGCTTCAGGGCCGTGATTGCCCCTAGCTTTGCCGATATTTTCTATAACAACTGCTTCAAAAATGGTGTTTTACCCATCGTTTTGACCGAAATGCAGGTAGATCACCTCTTTAACGAGACGATGGCTTTTAGTGGTTATCAACTGACAATTGACCTAGACGCTCAACAGGTTATCGCCCCTGACGGCAGCGCCTATAGCTTTGAGGTAGCCCCCTTTAGGAAGTATTGCCTCCTCAACGGTTTGGACGATATTGGCTTAACTCTGCGTCATGCAGATAAAATCAAGGCTTATGAAGCTGAGCGCATCCTCAAGATGCCTTGGCTTGCGACACAATTGCCGTAA
- the leuC gene encoding 3-isopropylmalate dehydratase large subunit, giving the protein MSRTLYDKLWDDHVVYSEEDGTATIYIDRQLLHEVTSPQAFEGLNLAGRPVWRISANLAVSDHNVPTTDRSAGIADPISKLQVDTLDQNCDAFGITQYKMNDARQGIVHVIGPEQGATLPGMTVVCGDSHTSTHGAFGALAFGIGTSEVEHVLATQTLLMKKSKNMLVRVDGRLQPGSTAKDIVLAVIGKIGTAGGTGYCIEFAGEAIRNLSMEGRMTLCNMAIEGGARSGLVAVDETTIEYIQGRPYAPQGQALLQAMQYWRTLHSDADAQFDAVVELRAEEIAPQVTWGTSPEMVLAISDRVPDPEKERDPNKRSAMERALEYMNLTPNTPLSSISVDKVFIGSCTNSRIEDIRAAAKVVDRIGKKVAANVKLALVVPGSGLVKAQAEREGLDRIFKAAGFEWREPGCSMCLAMNADRLEPGERCASTSNRNFEGRQGNGGRTHLVSPAMAAAAAIEGHFVDVRKIS; this is encoded by the coding sequence ATGTCTCGTACGCTTTATGACAAATTGTGGGATGACCACGTTGTTTACTCGGAAGAAGATGGCACAGCCACGATCTATATTGACCGTCAGTTGCTCCATGAGGTAACCAGCCCTCAGGCATTTGAAGGCTTGAATCTGGCTGGTCGTCCGGTATGGCGCATCTCCGCCAACTTGGCTGTTTCGGATCACAACGTTCCAACCACAGACCGCTCAGCAGGAATTGCAGATCCTATATCTAAGCTGCAAGTCGACACCTTAGATCAAAACTGTGATGCATTTGGTATTACCCAATACAAGATGAATGATGCTCGCCAAGGGATTGTTCACGTGATTGGACCAGAACAGGGTGCAACCTTACCTGGCATGACTGTTGTCTGCGGTGATTCACATACCAGCACGCATGGCGCATTTGGTGCCTTGGCATTTGGTATTGGTACATCGGAAGTGGAGCACGTCTTGGCCACTCAAACCTTGCTCATGAAAAAGAGTAAGAACATGTTGGTGCGGGTAGATGGCCGTTTGCAACCCGGTTCTACAGCTAAAGATATCGTCTTGGCGGTGATCGGCAAGATTGGTACTGCGGGTGGCACTGGTTACTGTATCGAGTTTGCTGGTGAAGCGATTCGGAATTTGTCTATGGAAGGTCGTATGACCCTCTGCAATATGGCGATTGAAGGTGGCGCAAGATCTGGTTTGGTTGCTGTGGATGAAACTACGATTGAATACATTCAAGGTCGCCCTTATGCTCCTCAAGGTCAAGCCCTATTGCAAGCAATGCAGTATTGGAGAACATTGCATTCGGATGCAGATGCCCAGTTTGATGCTGTAGTGGAATTGCGTGCAGAAGAAATCGCTCCACAAGTCACTTGGGGTACCTCTCCTGAGATGGTGCTTGCTATCAGCGACCGTGTTCCTGATCCGGAAAAAGAGCGTGATCCAAACAAGCGCTCTGCGATGGAGCGTGCTTTGGAATATATGAATCTCACTCCGAATACGCCACTGAGCAGTATTTCTGTGGATAAAGTATTTATTGGTTCCTGCACTAATAGCCGCATTGAAGATATTCGGGCTGCTGCAAAAGTGGTGGATCGCATTGGCAAGAAAGTGGCTGCGAATGTGAAGCTGGCATTGGTAGTTCCTGGCTCTGGTCTGGTGAAAGCCCAAGCAGAGCGGGAAGGCTTAGATCGCATTTTTAAAGCTGCTGGCTTTGAATGGCGCGAGCCCGGTTGCTCTATGTGTTTAGCCATGAATGCTGATCGCTTAGAGCCTGGTGAGCGATGTGCCTCTACATCGAATCGTAACTTCGAAGGTCGTCAAGGTAATGGCGGTCGCACCCATTTGGTCAGTCCGGCAATGGCGGCTGCTGCGGCGATTGAGGGCCATTTTGTTGATGTTCGTAAGATTTCATAA
- the gltA gene encoding citrate synthase translates to MIESDIKAKLSFSDGTPDIDLPIYKGTVGPDVIDIRKLYGQTGKFTYDSGFLSTASCNSKITYIDGDKGELLYRGYPIDDLAANCDFLEVCYLLINGQLPNATEKKDFDQMVIHHTMVHEQMQFFLRGFRRDAHPMSVLTGLVGAMAAFYHDEIDYSDSYAREVAQIRLIAKMPTLVAMSYKYSVGQPFIYPDNSLSYTANFMRMMFATPCEEYKVNPVLVRALDRIFILHADHEQNASTSTVRLCGSSGTNPFAAISAGIACLWGPAHGGANEACLQMLNDIQAQGGVDKIHEFIAQVKDKNSSVRLMGFGHRVYKNFDPRAKLMRETCYEVLNELGLQDDPLFKLAMTLEKIALEDEYFVSRKLYPNVDFYSGIVQRALGIPTDMFTCIFALARTVGWIAQWEEMITDSEYKIGRPRQLYVGETSRKVPNISVRK, encoded by the coding sequence ATGATTGAATCGGACATCAAGGCAAAACTCTCGTTTTCGGATGGAACACCAGATATTGATCTGCCAATTTATAAAGGCACGGTTGGTCCTGATGTCATCGATATTCGCAAGCTCTATGGTCAAACTGGTAAGTTCACTTACGACTCAGGCTTTCTATCTACTGCATCCTGCAATAGCAAAATTACCTACATCGATGGTGACAAAGGCGAGTTGCTCTATCGTGGTTACCCGATTGATGATTTGGCTGCGAACTGCGACTTCTTAGAGGTTTGCTACCTTTTGATTAATGGCCAATTGCCCAACGCGACCGAGAAAAAAGATTTCGATCAAATGGTGATTCACCACACCATGGTCCACGAGCAAATGCAATTCTTCTTGCGCGGTTTCCGTCGTGATGCCCATCCCATGTCTGTGTTAACTGGTTTGGTTGGTGCCATGGCTGCGTTCTACCATGATGAGATTGATTACAGCGATTCCTATGCACGTGAAGTGGCGCAGATTCGTTTGATTGCGAAGATGCCAACCTTAGTGGCAATGTCGTACAAGTACTCCGTAGGACAACCTTTTATCTATCCAGATAACTCTTTGTCATACACCGCAAACTTCATGCGCATGATGTTTGCTACGCCGTGTGAAGAGTACAAAGTAAATCCAGTTTTAGTACGCGCTTTGGATCGCATCTTTATCTTGCATGCAGATCATGAGCAAAATGCCTCCACCTCAACCGTTCGTTTGTGCGGTTCTTCAGGTACGAACCCTTTTGCTGCCATTTCTGCCGGTATTGCTTGTCTTTGGGGTCCAGCCCACGGTGGTGCTAACGAAGCTTGCTTGCAAATGTTGAATGATATTCAAGCACAAGGCGGCGTGGATAAGATTCATGAGTTCATCGCCCAGGTGAAAGACAAGAACTCGAGCGTACGTTTGATGGGCTTTGGTCACCGCGTTTACAAAAACTTCGATCCACGCGCTAAATTAATGCGTGAGACTTGCTATGAAGTTTTGAATGAACTCGGCCTGCAAGATGATCCATTGTTCAAGCTAGCGATGACCCTGGAGAAGATTGCCTTGGAAGACGAGTATTTTGTGAGCCGCAAGCTCTATCCAAACGTGGACTTCTACTCAGGTATTGTGCAGCGCGCACTGGGTATCCCAACGGATATGTTCACTTGTATTTTTGCGTTAGCAAGAACAGTTGGCTGGATTGCTCAGTGGGAAGAAATGATTACGGATTCCGAGTACAAGATTGGACGTCCACGTCAGTTATATGTTGGTGAAACTTCGCGTAAGGTTCCTAACATTTCCGTTCGTAAATAA
- a CDS encoding succinate dehydrogenase assembly factor 2, with protein MTLGNAELYRLKSDARRGLLENDLILQRFFERYGTQLSVEDGKVLSQLLALDDNDLMDLLIGRKDSMAGLEQEMQSDSFKTVLQKLREK; from the coding sequence ATGACCCTCGGTAATGCAGAGTTATATCGCTTAAAAAGTGATGCTCGCAGGGGCTTGCTAGAGAACGATTTAATTCTGCAGCGTTTCTTTGAGCGTTACGGCACTCAGTTAAGCGTGGAAGATGGCAAAGTATTGAGCCAGTTATTGGCCTTAGATGACAATGACCTGATGGATTTATTAATCGGTCGTAAAGATTCGATGGCTGGACTGGAGCAGGAGATGCAGTCTGACTCCTTTAAAACAGTTTTACAAAAGCTGAGAGAGAAGTAA
- a CDS encoding succinate dehydrogenase iron-sulfur subunit, protein MSDIRIFEIYRYDPDVDAAPRMQRYELELTGERMLLDALISLKKQDETISYRRSCREGVCGSDAMNINGKNGLACLTNMLTLPKVITLRPLPGLPVVRDLIVDMTLFFKQYLSIKPYLVNDNPPPEKERLQSPEEREELNGLYECILCASCSTSCPSFWWNPDKFVGPAGLLQAYRFIADSRDEETSQRLDNLEDPYRLFRCHTIMNCVDVCPKHLNPTKAIGKIKELMVRRAV, encoded by the coding sequence ATGAGTGATATCCGTATATTTGAAATTTACCGCTACGATCCAGATGTCGATGCAGCACCACGCATGCAGCGCTATGAGTTAGAGCTTACTGGTGAGCGTATGTTGTTGGACGCCTTGATCTCTTTGAAGAAACAAGATGAAACTATCTCGTATCGCCGCTCATGCCGTGAGGGTGTATGCGGTTCAGATGCAATGAACATCAACGGTAAAAATGGTTTGGCTTGCTTGACCAATATGTTGACTTTGCCTAAGGTCATCACATTGCGTCCATTACCTGGCTTGCCAGTCGTACGTGATTTGATCGTCGACATGACTTTGTTCTTCAAACAGTATTTGTCTATCAAGCCTTATTTGGTAAACGACAATCCACCACCAGAGAAAGAGCGTTTGCAGAGCCCTGAAGAGCGTGAAGAGTTGAACGGCTTGTATGAGTGCATTCTGTGCGCATCTTGCTCAACCTCATGCCCCTCTTTCTGGTGGAATCCTGATAAGTTTGTGGGTCCAGCAGGTTTGTTGCAGGCCTATCGCTTTATTGCTGATAGTCGGGATGAAGAGACTAGTCAGCGCTTGGATAACTTGGAAGATCCATACCGCCTATTCCGTTGCCACACTATTATGAATTGCGTGGATGTATGTCCTAAGCATTTGAATCCAACCAAGGCGATTGGTAAGATCAAGGAGTTGATGGTTCGTAGGGCAGTATGA
- the sdhA gene encoding succinate dehydrogenase flavoprotein subunit, with protein MTAIQKSLPRRRFDAVIIGAGGSGMRASLQLAEAGLNVAVLTKVFPTRSHTVAAQGGIGASLGNMSEDNWHYHFYDTIKGSDWLGDQDVIEFMCREAPKVVYELEHFGMPFDRNPDGTIYQRPFGGHTANYGEKPVQRACAAADRTGHAMLHTLYQRNVRAKTNFFVEWLALDLIRDDEGDVVGVTALEMETGQVYILEAKIVMLATGGAGRIWDASTNAFINTGDGMGLAARAGIPLEDMEFWQFHPTGVAGAGVLLTEGCRGEGGILRNKDGERFMERYAPTYKDLAPRDFVSRCMDQEIKEGRGCGPNGDYVVLDLTHIGAETIMKRLPSVYEIGMNFANVDVTKEPIPVVPTIHYQMGGIPTNINGQVVVPANGKHNEVVHGLYAIGECSCVSVHGANRLGTNSLLDLLVFGRAAGNHIVSLNLKNREFKKLPANAGQQTLERIAKLDNSHSGEYAQDVANDIRKTMQKYAGVFRNQELMDEGVRQMAKLTERAKNLWVKDKSEIFNTARIEALEVANLVETANATMISAAARKESRGAHSHDDHQHRDDDNWMKHTLWYSEGNRLDYKPVQLKPLTVDSVPPKERTF; from the coding sequence ATGACTGCGATTCAAAAATCATTGCCACGCCGCCGTTTTGATGCGGTCATTATTGGGGCGGGTGGCTCGGGTATGCGTGCTTCATTACAGTTAGCGGAAGCTGGCCTCAATGTGGCGGTATTAACTAAAGTCTTCCCAACCCGTTCACATACAGTAGCTGCGCAAGGTGGTATTGGTGCTTCATTGGGTAACATGAGTGAAGACAATTGGCACTATCACTTTTATGACACCATCAAAGGATCTGACTGGTTAGGTGACCAGGACGTGATCGAGTTCATGTGCCGTGAAGCTCCAAAAGTGGTTTATGAGTTAGAGCATTTCGGTATGCCTTTCGATCGCAATCCAGACGGCACGATTTATCAGCGTCCATTTGGCGGTCACACCGCAAACTACGGCGAGAAACCAGTACAACGTGCTTGTGCTGCCGCTGACCGCACTGGTCACGCCATGTTGCATACCTTGTATCAACGTAACGTCCGCGCTAAAACGAACTTCTTCGTAGAGTGGTTAGCGCTCGACTTGATCCGTGATGACGAGGGTGATGTGGTTGGTGTTACTGCCCTTGAAATGGAAACAGGTCAGGTATACATCTTGGAAGCCAAGATTGTGATGTTGGCTACTGGTGGTGCAGGTCGTATTTGGGATGCATCAACTAATGCCTTTATTAATACCGGTGACGGTATGGGACTTGCAGCTCGCGCAGGTATCCCATTGGAAGATATGGAGTTCTGGCAATTCCACCCAACAGGTGTAGCTGGGGCAGGTGTATTGTTAACTGAAGGTTGCCGCGGTGAAGGTGGCATCTTGCGTAATAAAGATGGCGAGCGTTTCATGGAACGTTATGCGCCAACCTATAAGGATTTGGCTCCACGCGATTTCGTATCTCGGTGTATGGATCAAGAAATCAAAGAGGGGCGCGGTTGCGGCCCTAATGGTGACTATGTTGTGCTGGATTTGACGCACATTGGTGCCGAGACCATCATGAAGCGTTTACCTTCGGTTTATGAAATCGGTATGAACTTCGCAAACGTTGACGTCACTAAAGAGCCAATCCCTGTTGTGCCAACGATTCATTACCAGATGGGTGGTATTCCAACCAATATCAATGGTCAAGTGGTTGTTCCAGCAAATGGCAAACACAATGAAGTCGTTCATGGTTTGTATGCCATTGGCGAGTGCTCATGCGTTTCTGTGCACGGCGCAAACCGCTTAGGTACTAATTCATTACTCGACCTCTTGGTATTCGGTCGTGCAGCAGGTAACCACATCGTTAGTTTGAATCTTAAGAATCGTGAGTTCAAGAAATTACCTGCGAATGCGGGTCAGCAAACCTTGGAGCGTATTGCGAAGTTGGATAACTCTCATTCTGGCGAGTATGCACAAGATGTCGCTAACGATATTCGTAAAACGATGCAGAAATACGCCGGTGTATTCCGTAACCAAGAGCTGATGGATGAAGGTGTTCGCCAAATGGCGAAACTCACCGAGCGTGCAAAAAACTTGTGGGTTAAAGACAAGTCTGAGATTTTTAATACCGCCCGTATTGAAGCTTTGGAAGTGGCTAACTTGGTTGAGACAGCAAACGCAACCATGATTTCTGCGGCGGCTCGCAAAGAAAGCCGTGGCGCACACTCACATGACGATCACCAGCATCGCGATGATGACAACTGGATGAAACACACTCTTTGGTATAGCGAAGGCAATCGCTTGGACTATAAGCCAGTCCAATTGAAACCATTGACTGTTGATTCAGTTCCTCCAAAAGAACGTACTTTCTAA
- the sdhD gene encoding succinate dehydrogenase, hydrophobic membrane anchor protein: MPIYQIGPKRLVVGAHYGLKEWIIQRVTAIVMVVFTVVLLVDYCLTGSASYEGWAGLFSNQFMKLLTFLAFFSLFYHAWIGVRDIWMDYIKPVSIRLTLQVLTVLYLVACAAYAVQILWKV, translated from the coding sequence ATGCCTATTTATCAAATTGGACCAAAGCGCTTAGTAGTTGGTGCTCATTACGGACTTAAAGAATGGATCATCCAACGCGTCACTGCGATTGTGATGGTGGTATTTACGGTTGTCTTGCTAGTCGACTACTGCTTAACTGGTAGTGCTAGCTACGAGGGTTGGGCTGGTCTGTTTAGTAATCAGTTCATGAAGTTGCTGACTTTTTTGGCTTTCTTTAGCTTGTTCTATCACGCTTGGATTGGCGTGCGTGACATCTGGATGGATTACATCAAGCCCGTCAGTATTCGTTTGACACTGCAAGTGTTGACCGTTCTGTATCTCGTAGCCTGTGCGGCTTATGCCGTTCAAATTTTGTGGAAAGTGTAA
- the sdhC gene encoding succinate dehydrogenase, cytochrome b556 subunit gives MVEAQQNVKKDRQVYRNIGLAQLIKYRLPWAGKVSILHRISGAALFLLLPFILYLFDQSLASEVSYQKFQAFTSNILVKIICLGLIWSFLHHFCAGIRYLLLDLEIGVEKSESNRSAIIVLVLGIALTAVVGLKLFDLY, from the coding sequence ATGGTTGAAGCACAGCAAAATGTAAAAAAAGATCGACAGGTTTATCGCAATATTGGTCTGGCCCAGTTGATTAAATATCGCCTGCCTTGGGCCGGAAAAGTCTCCATCCTTCACCGTATTAGTGGGGCAGCCTTATTCCTCTTGTTGCCATTCATTTTGTACCTCTTCGACCAAAGTCTGGCTTCTGAGGTGAGCTATCAGAAATTTCAAGCATTCACCAGCAACATCTTGGTAAAAATCATTTGCCTCGGTTTGATCTGGTCTTTCTTACATCATTTCTGTGCTGGTATTCGCTACCTCTTGCTCGATTTAGAAATCGGCGTAGAGAAGTCTGAGTCCAATCGTTCCGCCATCATCGTGTTGGTGCTTGGTATCGCTCTCACTGCTGTAGTGGGTCTCAAATTATTTGACTTGTACTAA
- a CDS encoding GntR family transcriptional regulator produces the protein MSEVNLPIASFSPLYEQIKAMILASLQASEWLPGEVIPSEMELAARYAVSQGTVRKAIDELAAQNLLVRRQGKGTYVATHQEDDWQYRFLRLAPDSGEKFHLTSRFLVCQQTKASAYVASLLKLKAGDTVIYIDRVQSFAGQAIVYEEIWLPGARFKDLNLDTLNEWHGPVYALYESQYATHMVRAEEKIKAIAADETLAKHLQLAVGAPLLSVERVAFTYGSKPVEIRHARYDTAEQHYENKLN, from the coding sequence TTGTCAGAAGTAAATTTGCCGATTGCCTCTTTTAGCCCTCTGTACGAACAGATAAAGGCAATGATTTTGGCTAGCTTGCAAGCCTCTGAGTGGCTGCCGGGGGAGGTTATTCCCAGTGAAATGGAGTTAGCGGCCCGCTATGCCGTCAGTCAGGGCACGGTTCGCAAGGCGATTGATGAGCTGGCTGCACAAAATTTATTGGTGAGACGTCAGGGTAAGGGCACTTATGTAGCCACCCACCAAGAAGACGATTGGCAATATCGATTCTTACGCTTGGCGCCTGATTCTGGCGAGAAATTTCATCTCACTAGCCGATTCTTGGTTTGCCAGCAGACTAAGGCAAGCGCCTACGTCGCCAGTTTGCTGAAATTAAAGGCAGGTGACACCGTCATTTACATTGATCGTGTTCAGAGTTTTGCTGGGCAAGCCATTGTTTATGAAGAGATTTGGCTGCCTGGAGCGCGCTTTAAAGATTTAAATCTGGATACTCTGAATGAATGGCATGGGCCAGTCTACGCTCTATATGAGAGCCAGTACGCTACTCACATGGTGCGCGCTGAGGAAAAAATCAAAGCAATTGCGGCCGATGAGACTCTGGCTAAGCACCTCCAATTGGCAGTAGGCGCCCCATTGCTTTCGGTAGAGCGGGTGGCGTTCACATATGGCAGTAAACCAGTAGAAATTAGACACGCAAGATACGACACCGCTGAGCAACATTACGAAAACAAATTGAACTGA